One Nitrososphaerota archaeon DNA segment encodes these proteins:
- a CDS encoding GMC oxidoreductase — protein sequence MSSQIIQEPEADVVVMGLGFIGGIVATELAVNAKLKVVGIDKGLAWDFVNDFALTKYDEWGIGIGRKFDHPLPISSVTIRNNRNQFANPVRKYTMPIQYHALGHGTGGAAQHYGGNMGRQGPWGYKMYSDTVNKYGKEFLDKVNPHSDLEDWPMTYEEYEPYYVTFEKAYGLTGTNQGPLVPMSQNYPVPPHPETPLGKLFSDAATALGYHPYPNVSALNSTKTYVNQYGVSVAPCAYDGWCGANCNYVCETGAKGTSANRVLPAALKSGNFTIATQSYIFRIDTDPTSKKATAVRYVDTRGTIHVQPGKVFFNGLWGYNIVRMMLLSGIGKQYDPVTLTGTAGRGLTNGYTPYRGTSVNGTLDVGGNSYPAGNATGGSNTMYDLMDDNFDHKGLDFIGGTQVTIGGYLGGGPGNLTTIAGVVGPTSMGSDFKKSLKDKYLTKKRVVGSTPFAPDLPTTDNYVDLDPHYTDIYGDPLARLTYDWTPNTYNGATYLAPIVGKILEKMGCKDVKVGAKVSPGSAHNDWWGHHLRGGYRLGKDPKTSALNKWQQCWDCENVFAASEMTNTSGDTVPSGTHVVGPQAYVAAEGIQKYLKSPGPLVA from the coding sequence ATGTCATCACAAATAATTCAAGAACCAGAAGCAGACGTTGTAGTTATGGGCCTAGGCTTTATAGGCGGCATAGTTGCCACGGAGCTCGCTGTTAACGCGAAGCTCAAAGTTGTCGGCATCGACAAAGGCCTTGCATGGGACTTCGTCAACGACTTCGCGCTCACAAAATACGATGAGTGGGGAATCGGTATAGGCAGGAAGTTTGATCACCCGCTGCCGATATCCTCTGTGACTATACGCAACAACAGAAACCAGTTCGCCAACCCTGTGAGGAAATACACTATGCCAATTCAGTACCACGCCCTCGGACACGGAACCGGAGGCGCAGCACAACACTACGGAGGCAACATGGGAAGACAGGGCCCGTGGGGCTACAAGATGTATTCGGACACTGTGAACAAGTACGGGAAGGAGTTCCTAGACAAAGTCAATCCACACAGCGATCTGGAGGACTGGCCTATGACGTACGAGGAGTATGAACCGTACTATGTCACATTTGAAAAAGCATACGGATTGACAGGTACCAATCAGGGGCCGCTCGTACCCATGAGCCAGAACTATCCGGTGCCACCTCATCCAGAAACGCCTTTGGGGAAATTATTCAGTGATGCAGCCACGGCTCTTGGGTACCACCCATACCCTAATGTCTCAGCCCTAAATTCAACAAAAACGTATGTTAACCAGTACGGAGTAAGCGTAGCTCCTTGCGCATATGATGGCTGGTGCGGTGCTAACTGCAACTATGTCTGTGAAACCGGGGCAAAGGGAACCTCCGCAAATAGAGTGCTTCCTGCCGCGCTTAAATCGGGCAACTTCACCATTGCCACTCAGAGCTACATATTCAGGATTGATACTGATCCAACTAGCAAGAAGGCTACTGCTGTCAGGTATGTGGACACGCGGGGGACCATACATGTTCAGCCGGGCAAGGTGTTCTTCAACGGATTATGGGGGTACAACATTGTAAGAATGATGTTGCTGTCAGGCATCGGGAAGCAATACGATCCCGTAACCTTAACCGGCACCGCTGGCAGAGGATTAACCAACGGATACACGCCGTATAGAGGCACCAGCGTAAATGGGACACTCGATGTGGGAGGCAACTCTTACCCAGCAGGAAATGCAACAGGAGGATCGAATACAATGTACGACCTAATGGATGATAACTTCGATCATAAAGGGTTAGATTTCATCGGCGGCACACAAGTCACCATCGGCGGATACCTTGGAGGTGGACCGGGTAACTTGACAACTATAGCTGGAGTAGTTGGGCCAACCAGCATGGGAAGCGATTTCAAGAAGAGTCTGAAGGACAAGTACCTAACTAAAAAACGCGTAGTTGGGAGCACACCCTTTGCGCCTGATCTCCCAACTACAGACAACTATGTCGACTTAGACCCGCATTACACCGACATCTACGGCGACCCACTCGCTCGTTTAACATATGATTGGACACCCAACACATACAACGGAGCAACCTATCTCGCACCAATTGTAGGCAAGATCCTCGAGAAGATGGGTTGCAAAGATGTCAAGGTAGGTGCAAAAGTTTCACCGGGCTCCGCGCATAACGACTGGTGGGGCCACCATCTAAGAGGCGGCTATAGGCTAGGCAAAGACCCGAAGACCTCAGCCCTGAACAAGTGGCAACAGTGCTGGGACTGCGAGAACGTATTTGCAGCCAGCGAGATGACTAACACCTCAGGCGACACCGTTCCTTCAGGAACCCATGTTGTCGGACCCCAAGCTTACGTGGCTGCAGAAGGCATACAGAAGTATCTGAAGAGCCCTGGACCACTAGTAGCCTAG
- a CDS encoding DEAD/DEAH box helicase → MSNLSMQRYRCPKCSYKLSLDRLYDGRYLIRCTKCHLTHVIRTDTSSLDEAYLKLLEEFDEGHVKTITSLEHLLEDEGIRRSKTSVEKLVKNGEGNLQDLPQPMKDALLSQQDYPALYRRIPAEQPDPGVKKKQLPIDEAIWAGLAAEGVNHLYRYQEKTVEAIIGGKDVVVVAPTGSGKTEAFAIPIIQLISNQTGRFGALRTGERTVKALFVYPTKALARDQLPKLRKLAGSIGVRIDVFDGDTSQNDRYRIIEDPPDIVITNFDTLHHHFIHRTKFARLLRTVKYLVVDEIHVYTGTFGSNIYFVLKRLERLCGGLQIAAASATIGNPKEFCEDLFDRKFTVIEGGKGKRGVIHLAMIFPALRSHRALTLDLLKHLVESGRRTIVFSNSHLGAELTAFYGRRNGIPIEVHRAGLTQKWRVGVEERFKDGALKAISSTPTLELGIDIGSVDSIISDLVTWTRLIQRTGRAGRRGQESLVFISLRESDPISQYYKNNPEDYFKDIEPGYIDPTNPVISRYQLLAAAVDQPIRQGEFAQFQETLDEMVKSNLLSKTARGLAPDYSAARRMLQGYDIRGAGETVSIMFGDRKIGERSMPQALDELHPGAVYFLGGARYLSKRLNFYRHEGKSEVERLSSNYPYYTRSLKEEWPSIKQVYSKKQVMGLEVAYCDLLIQRKVLGYTNIEVGSEVASGERVLLEEPVKYTFRTKGIVFKAPMPENLLLNSESKKTPEELAASSFHATEHVTIEGTNMITGGAAADMGGVAMGNSGLIFIYDSSAGGNGATRLLYDRLEEAVKRGLTILKECSCTSEDGCPRCTYSYRCGNNNEYLNKKGATEVFQRILDGEPTSISEPVEGDKSLV, encoded by the coding sequence GTGAGTAACCTGTCGATGCAGCGATACCGTTGCCCTAAATGCAGCTACAAACTGAGCCTAGACCGGCTGTACGATGGACGCTACCTTATCCGGTGCACCAAATGCCATTTAACACACGTGATCAGAACGGACACAAGCAGCCTTGACGAAGCGTACCTGAAGCTGCTTGAAGAGTTCGACGAAGGACATGTGAAGACGATAACTTCGCTGGAGCATCTCCTCGAAGACGAAGGAATCCGTAGATCTAAAACATCTGTTGAAAAACTCGTCAAAAACGGTGAAGGCAACCTGCAAGATCTTCCGCAGCCCATGAAGGATGCTCTTCTCTCCCAGCAGGACTACCCTGCTCTCTACCGCCGTATACCTGCTGAGCAACCCGATCCCGGCGTCAAAAAGAAGCAACTACCTATCGATGAAGCAATCTGGGCTGGGCTGGCAGCTGAAGGCGTCAACCATCTCTACCGCTATCAGGAAAAAACCGTTGAAGCCATAATTGGCGGCAAAGACGTTGTGGTTGTGGCTCCGACGGGCAGCGGTAAGACCGAGGCTTTCGCAATCCCGATTATCCAGCTAATCTCGAATCAAACCGGCCGCTTCGGTGCGTTGAGAACCGGGGAGAGAACTGTCAAAGCGCTCTTCGTCTACCCAACTAAGGCACTGGCAAGAGATCAGCTTCCAAAACTCAGAAAGCTAGCCGGCTCAATCGGCGTCAGAATAGATGTGTTCGATGGAGACACTTCACAAAACGATAGGTACCGAATAATCGAGGATCCGCCAGACATCGTAATCACAAACTTCGATACGCTTCACCACCACTTCATCCATCGAACGAAGTTCGCTCGACTCCTCCGCACCGTAAAGTATCTGGTTGTGGACGAGATACACGTTTACACCGGAACATTCGGTAGCAACATCTACTTCGTTTTGAAAAGGCTTGAACGACTCTGCGGCGGACTACAAATAGCAGCAGCATCAGCTACAATCGGCAACCCGAAAGAGTTCTGCGAAGATCTCTTTGACAGAAAATTTACTGTAATTGAAGGAGGCAAAGGGAAACGCGGCGTAATACACTTAGCCATGATTTTCCCAGCGCTGCGAAGCCACCGAGCACTTACGCTGGATCTGCTAAAACATCTAGTGGAGTCAGGGCGGCGTACAATCGTTTTCTCTAACTCTCACCTCGGCGCTGAGCTAACAGCCTTCTACGGGAGGCGAAACGGGATACCGATTGAGGTTCACCGAGCCGGTTTAACGCAGAAGTGGCGTGTAGGTGTGGAGGAGCGGTTCAAGGACGGCGCGTTGAAGGCGATCTCCTCCACACCTACCTTGGAGCTCGGGATCGACATTGGAAGCGTAGACTCAATCATCTCAGATCTTGTAACTTGGACACGGCTTATTCAACGGACCGGCCGGGCAGGGCGAAGAGGCCAAGAAAGCTTGGTATTCATCTCGCTTCGGGAAAGCGACCCGATCAGCCAATATTACAAGAATAACCCTGAAGACTACTTCAAAGACATCGAGCCCGGCTACATCGATCCAACTAACCCCGTTATCTCACGCTACCAGCTTCTCGCCGCTGCAGTTGATCAACCGATAAGACAGGGCGAGTTCGCTCAGTTCCAAGAAACTCTTGACGAGATGGTGAAGTCAAACTTGCTTTCCAAGACTGCTAGGGGACTGGCTCCTGACTACTCTGCGGCTAGACGTATGCTTCAGGGATACGATATCCGCGGCGCAGGCGAAACGGTCTCCATAATGTTTGGTGACCGCAAGATCGGTGAGCGAAGTATGCCTCAGGCTCTGGATGAATTGCACCCCGGTGCGGTCTACTTCTTGGGTGGAGCCCGATATCTGTCGAAGCGTCTCAACTTCTACCGTCACGAAGGTAAATCTGAAGTGGAGCGGTTATCGTCAAACTACCCATACTACACTCGATCTCTAAAGGAGGAGTGGCCATCCATCAAACAGGTATACTCTAAAAAGCAAGTGATGGGTCTAGAAGTCGCCTACTGTGATCTGCTAATTCAAAGAAAAGTGTTGGGCTACACCAACATTGAGGTGGGATCCGAAGTCGCGAGCGGAGAACGAGTGCTACTGGAGGAACCCGTGAAATACACGTTCAGAACAAAAGGAATAGTGTTCAAAGCTCCAATGCCTGAAAACCTACTCCTCAACTCTGAGTCGAAAAAGACACCGGAGGAACTGGCAGCCAGTAGCTTCCACGCAACCGAACATGTAACAATAGAAGGCACCAACATGATCACCGGCGGCGCAGCAGCAGACATGGGGGGCGTCGCAATGGGCAACTCTGGTCTAATCTTCATCTACGACAGCTCAGCAGGTGGAAACGGAGCCACCCGCCTCCTCTACGACAGGCTTGAAGAAGCAGTGAAACGAGGTCTCACCATACTGAAAGAATGCAGCTGCACCTCGGAAGACGGCTGCCCACGATGCACTTACTCCTACCGCTGCGGAAACAACAACGAGTACCTGAACAAAAAAGGGGCGACCGAGGTCTTCCAGAGAATTCTGGATGGGGAACCAACCAGTATCAGCGAACCTGTTGAAGGCGACAAAAGCCTAGTCTAA
- the cofC gene encoding 2-phospho-L-lactate guanylyltransferase, whose amino-acid sequence MTLFTVIPVKKLDNGKMRLSPLLSKDERKELSLQMLHDVLKTVSSTRAVSDCVIISSDQDALNAAKTAGLTPLMEPSPMGINEAVQYANNFCIEHGAASTLVLPADIPLITQEDINNIVNASKPDTSVVIIPSARQDGTNALLRRPPDVIATSYDRASYPTHLRYAIDKQIRFTILQPETVMLDLDLPQDMDAFLKRRSNTKTYRYLSNLKPVLSERQLRHNNSRSISI is encoded by the coding sequence TTGACGCTCTTCACAGTCATTCCTGTTAAAAAACTGGACAACGGTAAAATGCGGTTATCACCGCTGCTCAGCAAAGATGAGCGAAAAGAGCTCTCTCTACAAATGCTTCACGATGTCTTGAAAACTGTGTCATCAACACGCGCAGTAAGTGATTGCGTCATTATCTCGTCTGACCAAGATGCTCTAAATGCTGCAAAGACCGCAGGACTCACACCCCTAATGGAACCTTCGCCTATGGGAATCAACGAAGCAGTTCAATACGCCAACAACTTCTGCATAGAACACGGCGCAGCCTCAACCCTTGTTCTCCCCGCTGACATCCCACTCATAACACAAGAAGACATTAACAACATAGTAAATGCGTCGAAGCCTGACACGTCTGTAGTCATTATCCCCTCCGCTAGACAGGATGGTACTAATGCTCTGCTCCGCCGACCTCCAGACGTTATTGCAACCTCTTACGACCGAGCAAGCTACCCGACGCATCTCCGCTACGCAATCGATAAACAGATACGCTTCACTATACTGCAACCCGAAACAGTGATGCTTGACTTGGATCTGCCTCAAGATATGGATGCTTTCCTGAAACGACGAAGCAACACCAAAACTTACCGCTACCTCAGCAACCTAAAACCCGTCCTAAGTGAAAGACAGCTGCGACACAACAATAGCCGCAGTATTAGTATATGA